The following is a genomic window from Marinococcus sp. PL1-022.
CCCTCTCACCGAAGACGTCATCAACACGCGCAGCGTGTGTTTTTCTTTTTCTTCCGCGATCGGGGAGCTGCTCATGGAGATACCGGCAATCGCAATATTAAAAATCAGGCCAAAGCTGAGCAGAAACCCTTCCGTGGAAAACGGCATCGCTGTTTCGTTTGTATCCACCTGCGGCATGAGATTTCCCATTACTATGACAAAGATGATGGCAAAAACCGGGGTGAAAATGATGCTCATATTGCTTACAATTAGTCGTAATTTCAATTGAAGCACCGCGCTTATTTTCCGGAACGATACACTCACACTAATTCCCTCCCCGTCACTTCAAGAAATACCTTTTCCAAATTCGGTTCATTGGAATGAATCGTTGCAACGTCGTCGCCGGTCAGCCAGCGGTTAAGCTTCTGGATCGCTTCGGCGGTATGGGGCAGCGTCACTTCCTGACCATCCCTCAACAGCACCTGGTACCGTTTATCCTTATTGTACTTGAGTGTCAGCGCCTTAGGCGAATCATGCTCGACAATCAGGCCGTCATTCAGGAGTGCCACATGATCACACAGCTTGGTCGCTTCGTTCATATTGTGCGTCGTCAAAAAGATGGCTGTGCCGCTGTCTCTTATTTCCATCAGCAGGGCATGAATGGATTCGGTGGTGACCGGGTCGAGCCCGCTGGTCGGCTCATCCAAAAAGAGCATTTTCGGCTGGTGCAGCATCGCTCTGGTCAGAACGAGGCGCTGCTTCATTCCCTTCGACAGCTTGCTGGCCAGCTTATGTTTCTCCTCATACAGACCGACCTTTTTAAGGAGGACATCAATGCGTTTTTTGTCCACCTTCAACAGCTTCGCGAACGCGCTCAAATTATGATACACGCTCAGCCTCTCATACACCCCGCTGTTATCAGTCACAATTCCCAGCTGCTCGTAGATGCTTTCGTCAATGCGTTCCACAGGGTGCCCCAAAACGAACGCGCGGCCGGAGGTTTGGGCCAGCTGACCGGTCAAGATTTTAATCGTCGTTGTTTTGCCCGATCCGGACGGGCCCAAAAATCCAAAGATTTCGCCTGCACGAACGGAGAAACTGATGTCTTTTAAGGCGGTTTCGCCTTTGAATTTTTTGGATAACTGATTCACCTGGATGAATTCCTGTTCCATCTGTCTTCACTCCTTCGGTTGTGATTCAAGAGGGGTCTTCGTTCAATGCCCCTTTCTTAAGCTCAACTTTACTGGAGTTCGGCAGAAAAGTCGTACATATCCCGTGAACAGTAACGGCCAAACGCTCAAATGTACCAAAAAGAGGCTGAAATCATCTCATTTCAGCCCCAAATGTACGTTAAAATTCCATTAATGCTTTCATTTCCTCCAGGCGGTTCCGGGACAGCGGCAGCTTGAGATTGGTGTTTCCCTTCAACACGAGCGTATAGCTGTTTTTGGAATAGCTCACGAGCTCCGAGACCCGCTGCAGGTTAACCAAATACGAGCGGTGGCAGCGGAAGAAACCGAAATTCGTTAATTTTGCTTCCAGCTCGTTCATCGTCAGGTCAGTCGGAAAGTGTTCCTCTCCGATGCGAATCGTGCTGACGCTGTTAACGCTTTCGATAAAATCAATCTCATTCGGACTGAAAAAAATAGTTTTGTCCGCCATCCTGCTGGACACTTTATATACCTTGTTAGGCTTTGGATCCGGATCGTTTGTTTCTGACTGCGTAGAAATACCGCTGTCGGCAAGGTCGGTTTTTTCCAGACCGGTGTAACGGTTGTAGCGGTACACATCGTTGCTTAACAGTAACAGCTCCTCCAAAAATGTGGAGGTGCAGACAACGGCCGTGTTTTTCGAGCGAAGATGATCCAATGCCTGTAGATATAACTCAATGCCTTCGTCTGTCGCATTGCTTAACGGACTTTGGATTAAAAGCAGCCTGGGCGAAAACAGGAACATCCGAAACAGGCTGATGCGTTTTTTCTGATCCAGCGACAGGCGGCTGATTCTTGTGTGCCAAACGTCGGATAAGGAAAAAACGCCGATAAATGTTTCCAGAGGCTCCTGGAAATCAGCAAGCTTTTTAAAGATATTCAGATAGCTGGAGACCGTTAATCCCTCATACAGTGCATCCTCTGTTAATTCTGTTACGATGGCACTGGTTTCTATTTTTACATCTCCGCTCGAGGGAGCGAGTTCCCCGGAGAGAAGTTTAAAAAACACGAGGCTCTCGTGGTGAGTCATTTTAATTCCTATTTGAGATTTCTCTTCGATCGTTAAGGTCAGGTTCTTTAAAACAGTACGATCGTTCTCCTGCTTCATGACATTTTCAAGCGTTAATAAGGGCAAAGAGGCCACTCGCTTTCGTATGTGATTTAGGGGTATTTTTCAAAGGATTTAGCACAAACACCTACAGCTTTTGAATATGGGTATCCTTAAAGCCGGAGGGATACTTCAGGCCGTACCCGAGCATTCGGTCCAGGCCAATATGAATGATCCAGATGAGGCTGATAAGCACCGGCCATTCGAGAGACAGAAGGTAGCCTGAAAATAAAAGCAGCAGGGGAAGGATATACGTATGAGCGGCGTTATAGACATAAGCGCCTGTCCTTGAATTGACAGCATATCCGATCATGGAGATATCAGGCAGAAAAAGCAGCAGCAGGAAGAGAAGCCAGGAGTAGCCATTGGAAAAATACAAAGCAGAACCCAGAGCGGAAACATAAAGCCTTCTGTTTTAATCAGTCTTTGGTTCATTTTCCTCGTCTCCTTTTTACTCCTCAGACCGGATAGAGATAAACCTATCATATAACGATTTGCCCGAACAGCCAATTGGTGAATCGCTTAAATGCTTAAATACATACCGGAGACTGCTGATCAATGTGATTGTATTTACGTAAGCGTAGTTTAGAAGTTCGGGCTTAAAGGCATTAGCTGTCGAGGGGGAGGCAGCCGTGAAGATGGGCCTGGAAAAGCGCAAAGCTTAATTCTCCGTCAGAAAACGTATTGTTTTTAACTTTATGGATGCATTCGGTAATGGGAAGAGAATATACCTGAATGTTTTCGTGGTCTTCGAGCTGCTGCTCATGCTGAAGATTCACGTCCTCGGTAAAGAAAACGTGGGTGCGGTCGTTACTTCGCCAGGAGGCCGGAAGCATCGTTCCTAAATAACTTAAGTGTTCACATATGTATCCTGTTTCTTCAGCCAGCTCTCTCCGGGCGGCTTGCACGAGTGTTTCGCCCGGTTCCACTCCGCCGCCTGGCAGCTGCACAACCACAGCGTCGACCGCCGGACGGTATTGCCTGATAAGAAGAAAAGCGTCTTCTTTTTTGGCCAGAACAACGACACCGTCCGGTTCGTCCAGCG
Proteins encoded in this region:
- a CDS encoding ABC transporter ATP-binding protein, translated to MEQEFIQVNQLSKKFKGETALKDISFSVRAGEIFGFLGPSGSGKTTTIKILTGQLAQTSGRAFVLGHPVERIDESIYEQLGIVTDNSGVYERLSVYHNLSAFAKLLKVDKKRIDVLLKKVGLYEEKHKLASKLSKGMKQRLVLTRAMLHQPKMLFLDEPTSGLDPVTTESIHALLMEIRDSGTAIFLTTHNMNEATKLCDHVALLNDGLIVEHDSPKALTLKYNKDKRYQVLLRDGQEVTLPHTAEAIQKLNRWLTGDDVATIHSNEPNLEKVFLEVTGRELV
- a CDS encoding NUDIX hydrolase, which encodes MDEKQEQGEHVISDQRGRKYITLDEPDGVVVLAKKEDAFLLIRQYRPAVDAVVVQLPGGGVEPGETLVQAARRELAEETGYICEHLSYLGTMLPASWRSNDRTHVFFTEDVNLQHEQQLEDHENIQVYSLPITECIHKVKNNTFSDGELSFALFQAHLHGCLPLDS
- a CDS encoding LytTR family transcriptional regulator DNA-binding domain-containing protein — encoded protein: MPLLTLENVMKQENDRTVLKNLTLTIEEKSQIGIKMTHHESLVFFKLLSGELAPSSGDVKIETSAIVTELTEDALYEGLTVSSYLNIFKKLADFQEPLETFIGVFSLSDVWHTRISRLSLDQKKRISLFRMFLFSPRLLLIQSPLSNATDEGIELYLQALDHLRSKNTAVVCTSTFLEELLLLSNDVYRYNRYTGLEKTDLADSGISTQSETNDPDPKPNKVYKVSSRMADKTIFFSPNEIDFIESVNSVSTIRIGEEHFPTDLTMNELEAKLTNFGFFRCHRSYLVNLQRVSELVSYSKNSYTLVLKGNTNLKLPLSRNRLEEMKALMEF
- a CDS encoding DUF4260 family protein, translated to MYFSNGYSWLLFLLLLFLPDISMIGYAVNSRTGAYVYNAAHTYILPLLLLFSGYLLSLEWPVLISLIWIIHIGLDRMLGYGLKYPSGFKDTHIQKL